From one Streptomyces sp. CA-210063 genomic stretch:
- a CDS encoding ABC transporter substrate-binding protein, with product MTTPAAKGDISTLRWNLPSGEPVSLDYAHAGDYSSNVVVANLCDTLVRMKADLFYAPGLATSWSNPNPTTLVYKIRKGVKFWDGSALTAADVAYSLGRNLDEKVASNNFPNFVNVASIKATGPLEVTVKFKQPDELFNKEMAATSGVIAKADFIKRKGSAYGKGANGVMCTGPFELADWKANTSIRLVRNDTYWDKTFRARAAQVDLSFIADTTNLTLGLKSGQLDGAFGVPAAALPALTGATNGAIHQGSGLGSYQLAPNDTPAGSDAHIRLALSKVIDRKALATAIFHNSASPLYTFIPPSGWDAEAKQTFQSAYDKLDKPGPNGDPDAAKKELAQSPLKDTTVTIGVQAGDATEVTTVTLIQEQARNIGLKVQIKQMQPLQFNTAFYDPKAREGIDFLLTKGFLSVADPLDYLALGPVPDGQFNWIAWDDAKTADLIAKARQTTDATQRAGYIVQAQARYEAVAWSVPLLSINEVTYLNKRVTGAPLTTAAIFQPSLAVIGSAQ from the coding sequence GTGACGACGCCCGCCGCCAAGGGCGACATCAGCACCCTCCGCTGGAATCTGCCCTCGGGCGAACCCGTCAGCCTGGACTACGCCCACGCCGGCGACTACAGCTCCAACGTGGTGGTCGCCAACCTCTGCGACACCCTCGTCCGGATGAAGGCCGACCTCTTCTACGCCCCCGGCCTCGCCACATCCTGGAGCAACCCGAACCCCACCACCCTGGTCTACAAGATCCGCAAGGGCGTGAAGTTCTGGGACGGCTCGGCCCTCACCGCCGCCGACGTGGCCTACAGCCTGGGCCGCAACCTGGACGAGAAGGTCGCCTCGAACAACTTCCCCAACTTCGTGAACGTCGCCTCGATCAAGGCCACCGGTCCTCTGGAAGTGACGGTGAAGTTCAAACAGCCGGACGAGCTGTTCAACAAGGAGATGGCGGCCACCTCCGGCGTCATCGCCAAGGCCGACTTCATCAAGCGGAAGGGCTCGGCGTACGGCAAGGGCGCGAACGGTGTCATGTGCACCGGGCCGTTCGAGCTCGCCGACTGGAAGGCCAACACCAGCATCCGCCTCGTCCGCAACGACACGTACTGGGACAAGACCTTCCGCGCCCGCGCCGCCCAGGTCGACCTCTCCTTCATCGCCGACACCACCAACCTCACCCTCGGCCTGAAGTCCGGCCAGCTCGACGGCGCCTTCGGTGTCCCCGCCGCCGCACTCCCGGCCCTGACGGGCGCGACGAACGGAGCCATCCACCAGGGCTCCGGACTCGGCTCCTACCAACTGGCTCCCAACGACACGCCCGCGGGCAGCGACGCACACATACGCCTGGCCCTGTCCAAAGTGATCGACCGCAAGGCCCTCGCCACCGCGATCTTCCACAACAGCGCCTCCCCCCTCTACACCTTCATCCCGCCGTCAGGATGGGACGCGGAGGCGAAACAGACCTTCCAGAGCGCGTACGACAAGCTCGACAAGCCCGGTCCGAACGGGGACCCGGACGCGGCGAAGAAGGAACTCGCGCAGAGCCCGCTCAAGGACACCACCGTCACCATCGGCGTCCAGGCCGGCGATGCCACGGAAGTCACAACGGTCACGCTGATCCAGGAGCAGGCCCGCAACATCGGACTCAAGGTCCAGATCAAGCAGATGCAGCCGCTTCAGTTCAACACCGCCTTCTACGACCCCAAGGCACGGGAGGGCATCGACTTCCTGCTCACCAAAGGCTTCCTCAGCGTCGCCGACCCGCTGGACTACCTCGCCCTCGGGCCGGTGCCGGACGGCCAGTTCAACTGGATCGCCTGGGACGACGCCAAGACCGCCGATCTGATCGCCAAGGCCCGGCAGACCACGGACGCCACCCAGCGTGCCGGCTACATCGTCCAGGCGCAGGCCCGGTACGAGGCGGTCGCCTGGTCCGTCCCGCTGCTGAGCATCAACGAGGTCACCTACCTCAACAAGCGCGTCACCGGCGCCCCCCTCACCACCGCCGCGATCTTCCAGCCCTCGCTCGCCGTCATCGGCTCGGCGCAGTAG
- a CDS encoding TetR/AcrR family transcriptional regulator, translated as MGRRSLAAERRQQVLEAASRCLARNGLAGTTLEKIAEESGLSRSHVRHYVGNRDDLLLALVDWVQERDDRAFAAAVEEAPPEQRLAVAMDHLFGAWFLGAGDEGAVILELVKAGRSDETLREAIMSGYRLMLGAIDSGLAAEFPDSTPAVRRGTAYGLLCLALGNALISDLDRPLGSNGLIRVAGEALVAQLGAVTSNGATAPRS; from the coding sequence ATGGGGCGTCGGAGTCTGGCCGCCGAGCGACGGCAGCAGGTCCTGGAGGCCGCGAGCCGCTGCCTGGCCAGGAACGGGCTGGCCGGCACCACCCTGGAGAAGATCGCTGAGGAGTCCGGGCTGAGTCGCAGTCATGTCCGGCACTACGTCGGCAACCGAGACGACCTGCTGCTCGCGCTCGTGGACTGGGTTCAGGAGCGCGACGACCGGGCCTTCGCCGCCGCCGTCGAAGAGGCACCCCCCGAGCAGCGGCTCGCGGTGGCGATGGACCACCTTTTCGGGGCCTGGTTCCTGGGTGCGGGCGACGAGGGCGCGGTGATCCTGGAGCTCGTCAAGGCCGGCCGGAGCGACGAGACGCTGCGTGAGGCCATCATGTCCGGCTACCGGCTGATGCTCGGTGCGATCGACTCCGGGCTGGCCGCCGAGTTCCCGGACAGTACGCCCGCGGTGCGGCGCGGCACCGCGTACGGACTGCTCTGCCTGGCCCTCGGCAACGCGTTGATCTCGGATCTGGACCGGCCTCTCGGCTCCAACGGACTGATCCGGGTGGCGGGCGAGGCCCTGGTCGCGCAGCTCGGCGCGGTCACCTCGAACGGGGCGACGGCACCTCGGAGCTGA